DNA sequence from the Labrus bergylta chromosome 13, fLabBer1.1, whole genome shotgun sequence genome:
GTGGAAGTGAGACAGAATAACTCAGATCACAAGGATGAACTAATGTCATATTTGACCTTCAAGTGGATTTCCATTCATGATGACGGCCTGTACAGATGTGGTTTCAAAGGACACAAATACAAGCATATCAGTTACATGATCAACATCTCTGTTTCAGGTTGGCagatttctctccttctttgcTGAAATATAGACataagattgatttttttaagtgttaaTTCTACTTTTGCCATCTTAATCTATAGACCTTTACCAGGGGTTTCAAAATGTGCATCATGAAGCAGGTAAGAACTTTATCTGATAAACTTATgcacatcaacattttaaagaaaaatttgTTTTGTAGATGCTGTATCTCACGTTGCACATGTTGAGGAAGTGTCCTGGCAGCCCTACAGCTTCATCTGTGTTAGCATAGGGTTTCTGGCTGCTACATTGACCGTGTTGATGCTCCTCAGATTTTATGGCTGGAAAAGTAAGAACAAAAGTGTAATCAGAGTTTGAAATAAAGTGACACATTTTCCAAATATTACCAACTGACCATTATTTAATTATCATTTATCTTCTTTACAGGAGTACTGATTGTGAACCAGACCAGGGCACAGGTAAGCTGATACCAGGTCGCCAACTTAAAGGGACAGTCTCTAATaacaaagataaacaaacatgtttcagccCTATAAGCTCGAGTAGTTTGAGTTGAGCGCCACAGCTAGTGGCTCTTTCTGGGAGTGcatatgttcccacatttcctttttcataaatttgtatcagttaGGGTTAAGGTAACTTATcctaaccctaccctgtgggaacatagggcctaaatttgagaaaattcttagaaatgtgggaccattgggctgtgggaacataagGCTGACCCCCTGTTTCCAGCCAGAGGTGTCAGaagtattcacattcattaaTCAGATAGAAGTATAGATACtcgggtttaaaaagacttctgtagaagttgaagtatcaactcaagctttttactcaaagtgtagaagtactggtttcaaaaatacttaaagtataaaagtaaaagtaatgtaaggggaaaaaaatgccattaaggacaaaagcttaggccgcGCCACAGAGGCCTATAGTGCActaccccacctccccaaaaaaacatttttctaaaggccataatgacttcaatgttatattaaaatgttaatttttaaatatttgggatGCACCTGTTTCAGCTGCATTGATGCCCATTGAAAATGAACGCATTTTAGTACAAttcaaatacattaaagaaccatatatgtgaactactgagcattaacatgtgtttcatggagcTGAAGATATGATGACTAGTTGCTCTGCCACGGACATCTTCGTACTAGGCTACATACGTCTGCTATTTCCTTGCTGGAGTGTGAGGTGATTTGTGTCATGTGCAGGTATGATGGATCGCGTACAAACCAATAGGGTGTTGgaatggtatatgtttatacttctcatccaaccacaatcaaattcactctatctGGATGGCATgatttatctggataggtttttgtttttttgtgtgtttttgaaagaTGACAAGCCAGAATGAAACAGGAGTAACGAGGCGATTTTTGTAAGAAGTAGAAAGTAAAAagtcggctgaaaaataataattactctagtaaagtatagatacccaaaatttctacttaagtaaggtaacaaagtatttgtacttgGTTCCTTGACACCTCTGCTTCTTGCTAGattaaatgttcaaacatgAGAGTGGTTCTGTCTTCATCCTAGAAAGACACATAAGGGAATTGGTAAAAATCCAACAATCGCTTTAACCCAAATTCAAAACCCAATTCACAATTATGTAAAGTGAGTGTATTTTATTGGCTTTTTAATCCTGTTTGGTGTATATTTTGGTGTTTTAGGAATTTTCCTGCCACAAGATGACCAACCTTCCCAAGTGGACAGCGCCTTCCATTCCTGTTCAGCCAGCCAACCTCTACAGTCTGAATGAAAACCACTCTCAAACTGGACTAAGACGAACATCACAACCTCCCCTTACAACCAATAAGAACCAGCTGGCTGTAGCAAACCCATCAGATCAAAGTCCAGGGTTGCAGCATGTAGTGTATGCTGTCATTACCCGACAAGCTGTGATACCTGCCAGAGAGCAACATCACCGAACTACAGGAAATAAAAGCACAGAATATGCTGCCATCAAAGTTTCCAAATTCATCAGATGAACACATGCAGATGAACACGTGCATGGAAGAAGTGAACAAAGTTTGTGGCGGTGTCATGGAACAGATCGTGTTCAAAACCAAGACTAGAGAAGAGGTGGACGGTGGAGGCGTGTGGTCATGAAGCGAACGGTTCAGAGAATGTCAATTTACCTCAGCTGGCCTAGAAGCAGCATTGAGGTTTTTTCTTTAAGCCTCAGGTTGCTTCCAGACaatgctgcttttatttgatcAATTTCTCGTTTTACCCACTTTCATATCTTTGTTTGgcagtttgtgtaaaaaaaagaaataataataataatggccAATTTTGGATAAAATATTTGGCAGATCTTTGAGGAATCAGTTTGTAATTCAAAAgtgaatgttgttgtttgttttttctttgtgggACAgatatgtaaaagaaaaaggtttgCCCATAGTTTATAAAAATACTTACCAAGAATAAATGACATAATGAGCAAACATATCTTCAAGTTTGATATTTTATCTTTCCATGCAGACCTCTCTGTTTTTTCACATCCACCAGAGGAAACTCGCTCGTCTCTGGTTATAGACGTACAGGAAGTGACATACCGTGTGGTATTAGACGCCACACTTCTGTTCAACCATTGTTTACAGACTGAGACCCCCACAGTGCAGAGACAGTGTATCATGGCTGTATAGGCCCATTTCATGTCTGTGCCTTATTGAAAAGATGAATTatatattaaacaaaaaactatttatGGGCAGGTCTCcagcaacattaaaaaatgGGGGAAGAGAGTTTGCATGGGTGGTTCAGCTCCCTGACAAATATAGCAAATTGTGTTATCTCAAGCCTGGTTTAATctatgaaaaataaagcatttttCATAATTATTCCCTCGGCTGTGGAGcgacctgcctgaggatctcagacgagctacatcagtatcttcttttaaaaacacatttttatcataaggccttcttataatccttgtttcatgatgttttatttgtttcactGTTAACTTAAGCCAATCTTTGTCTCAgttgtttctcttctctctgttcattggatgattgctgcactgttgttttatttttcatgcttttttaataggattttattgttgtgtattagactgttgggatttttctttttttacggtaaagcactttgtgacgttggttttgataagtgctttataaatgaactttatcattattgttattatttgtaATAATTAACCAAATAAATCCATGACCAAATGCCGTATTCCTTATCTCTTGTCCTTCAAGatatttaaatcatttgatTAGTTTCACAAGTAAAGTGTGACTGCTTTGCAAACAAATGAAGTAAATAATGCTGCAGATCTCAGGCGAACCATTTGCCTGTTTTGATCTGGGTGATAATATCTCATGTCAATGTGAGAGACATGAGAACAGAATCAGAAACGCTTGGACCGACCTTTTTAGACCTTCCTCTGCTCATCTTATCTCACCCTAACTCAAGAAGTTCTTATGATGTTGTGCAGTTAATTCATTATTTCACACACTTCAATCGAATTCTCACAAATGTCCTTTCATCAAGAGACATCATGCAAAGACAAACTCCTGAGTCCTGTGACCAGCATGGCTCTCATGGTCTTAGCGTTAGTTAGCTGATATGTTTTCTTAGGAGAGGAAGGTGAAAAGGTGAAACTTGTGTTCAATAGTCTCTGAAATCGTGGGAAATTTAAAAACTTAATTTCCGTCTTTGGGTGGAAATTTTCCCCGTCAACAAAAGTCTCTGGTAGAAACACAACCCACACAACATTTCTGCTCTCAAAGTCTATccctccccatctctctctctctgtctctctctctctcacacacacacacacacacacacacacacacacacacacacacacacacacacacacacacacacacacacacacacacacacacacacacacacacacacacacacaccagcagtaATCGTGTTGTTCTTGTGGTGGACAAAGCCCTGTTTCAGACCACAGAGCGATGAAGAGTTTGAAGGCTTGTGCGCAGGCAGCATTTGATTAGACCTGATTAGATGGAGACTGAGGTCATGCAGAGAGTGTGAGGACTAGACGTActgcaaataaataaaccaCCTGACCAGGTGTGGGCTAAAGAAGCACTGTATGTTGAGATCTTTCatacaaaactaaattaaaaaaacatgtctctGGAAGATTCTTAGACATTTATAAATGTCATTCATGTCATTTAAAAGTCTAAATCTgtagaatatgtgattttttgatccagcagatgtcgctcttgagcaccagcatgaaaccaaaacaactcgtgctgcattgttgggttagcatgctaatgctagcgatctttattatgctggtatcttcacactgcatgtaaatttagctgaaatgagcgtgatctagaaacacagttaagcagtgagtacagtatgttattcttcttttctctagtccctcaattaaacaacttttatacacgaggggaggagtcagccggctgtcctggcgatgtaaacaaagtgaagataggactctgaaaactctgaaaacatcacagacagtgggactcgggtgttacacccattgtagacagtcatgactcacagagttattttcagaggagatacttgatttctacatttaagtgtgaagaatcacaAAGCCTTTAAGTGAACAGTGAGAGGGAGGTCATTTTTTATAGATTTGCTCTTACCAAGGAAACTGAAGCTAAATTACATTTGCACcctttaaaattgtgttttatgcATATTTTAGTTCCAGAGCAACAGAGAATTGTGGAAGCAGGTTCTTCAGAGTTTTGTTAAAGGACACTTTAAACACCTTTGAACTGACTGGACTGCTGTGTTTTGTCCAACACTGTATTTATTGATTGCATAGATGTAACGTGGACATTTGAGAGATTATCTTTTTGACATGCAATAGGTTCATCTTGGTGTTCTTGATTTGTACTTTGCCTGTTATTCTGCAGTCATTTATTTctagtttttgtctttttctgttctgtcttggactttgtttaaaattatttaatttgagtGGATTTTAAACTCATGATTGTATGAATGGACCCCAGGACGAGTAGTCGCCACTTAGGTAgtagctaatggggatccaaataaaaaacaacaacaactgaaaaAGATACACAAGCAATCagggaaaacaaatcaaatcagaacAGAACAGACATGTGCTGCAGGCTCTGTGTCTGAGCGTGTGCAcaacatatgtgtgtgtgcacatcacACGTTTGGCTCTGGATCTAAAAAGCCACAAAGAAAGGAGCATCTGGAGTCCAGCAGGTCCGGTACATCAGAGGGTCATTTCATATTTTCCATATTCTTCTGAAAGATacaaagaaaagtcaaaaaaagacacagacagatttaaCACTTTTATTGTTCACTTTGATGCATACATATATTTGTTCCACTTTGCACATTTGGTCAGGATGCATTGATTCAAATTTTGTGACTGGAGTTATTCTGCGAAGAACTggttaatgtgtttttcatttccatttattgAAAACATGTTCTGAAGCTATATTTCTGCTCTGAAATATCTACTGCTCTGAGCTCAAACTGGGTGGTTTATACATATAAAGTGAAACcatgcagacagagaaaaagctGTCTCGAGTCTTTGAAATCTTAAGAAGTGTGATGTTCCTGATTGAGCACTGATATTGAAATCTGATGGCCATCACATGTTTATTTGAGGGCTATCAGATAACACATGATTCcaattatcatgtttttttttttattaaagattaaATGTTTCTGTACACAGCAAAACATTTACCCAAAGCATCACAAGGTCACATTTTTAGGCCTTTAAGTGCCACTTTGATCCAGAGTCATTTACCAAAGCAAAGGcaggtttaaataaaaaaacaagcaaacaagaagaagaatctcCTTTAATGACATGTTGATGTCttaatttcattaaaatgttatttcttCACACACATAAACCTTCCAGACTGTGTGATGCACACACAGCCAACCCAGACACGCATTCCTTTCAGGGGCACCAAAAAGGTTTCAACATGGCTACCTCAGGGAATTGATTCAAGCTATGACTGTGGAATTTAACCTTGAAAAatatgctacacacacacacacacacacacacacacacacacacacacacacacacacacacacacacacacacacacacacacacacacacactctctctctctctctctctctcgctcacaacatacacaaacagacctTGAAGCATGTAGAAAAATCTGCAGTAGGTATTACACAAACAAGATGTAAGTATGCAGCCCTCTCAGTTGAACATGGCCGAGTTCAGCGAGCTTTTAACAACTCACAGAAGTGATGGAGGCCTTCAACTGaggtacaaaaaataaaagcagtcgCGGCGAGCTAATTGTGCCTATAAACTGTAATATATACTCGATAAAAGTTtgcaatattacattttttccaactgtcaataaagacatgaacaaAAGCATTTGGTCCCTCTGCTCTGGAACTAATCTTCACAATTCAAGAatatggagaaaaaataaagactcaattataatttaaaacatttggacACTGCAGTTTTTCTTTAGCAAATGTTAGTCAAACAAGGGTAAATACGCTGGGGACTATATTCAACTGCAGAAGTTTGGTGCTCTATACTTGAGCACATTGGTGTGTACTGGTTTGACTTGGAAAGAGTA
Encoded proteins:
- the si:ch211-214p13.8 gene encoding uncharacterized protein si:ch211-214p13.8 isoform X1; its protein translation is MERPICTYLLILSSLTFVFVNGRRPDSAPSCEVSVLLRRGTMWKTAPGQSLTVTCPVKHCGQPLKVTWCKLLHTDKCEQLNHTENVEVRQNNSDHKDELMSYLTFKWISIHDDGLYRCGFKGHKYKHISYMINISVSDLYQGFQNVHHEADAVSHVAHVEEVSWQPYSFICVSIGFLAATLTVLMLLRFYGWKRVLIVNQTRAQEFSCHKMTNLPKWTAPSIPVQPANLYSLNENHSQTGLRRTSQPPLTTNKNQLAVANPSDQSPGLQHVVYAVITRQAVIPAREQHHRTTGNKSTEYAAIKVSKFIR
- the si:ch211-214p13.8 gene encoding B- and T-lymphocyte attenuator isoform X2: MERPICTYLLILSSLTFVFVNGRRPDSAPSCEVSVLLRRGTMWKTAPGQSLTVTCPVKHCGQPLKVTWCKLLHTDKCEQLNHTENVEVRQNNSDHKDELMSYLTFKWISIHDDGLYRCGFKGHKYKHISYMINISVSDAVSHVAHVEEVSWQPYSFICVSIGFLAATLTVLMLLRFYGWKRVLIVNQTRAQEFSCHKMTNLPKWTAPSIPVQPANLYSLNENHSQTGLRRTSQPPLTTNKNQLAVANPSDQSPGLQHVVYAVITRQAVIPAREQHHRTTGNKSTEYAAIKVSKFIR